One Sus scrofa isolate TJ Tabasco breed Duroc chromosome 1, Sscrofa11.1, whole genome shotgun sequence DNA segment encodes these proteins:
- the IFN-ALPHA-16 gene encoding uncharacterized protein LOC100157735 precursor, whose translation MAPTSAFFTALVLLSCNAICSLGCDPVQTHSLAHTRALRLLAQMRRISPFSCLDHRRDFGFPQEALGGNQVQKAQAMALVHEMLQQTFQLFSTEGSAAAWDESLLHQFCTGLDQQLRDLEACVMQEVGLEGTPLLEEGSILAVRKYFHRLTLYLQEKSYSPCAWEIIRAEVMRAFSSSTNLQDRLRRKE comes from the coding sequence ATGGCCCCAACCTCAGCCTTCTTCACGGCCCTGGTGCTGCTCAGCTGCAATGCCATCTGCTCTCTGGGCTGCGACCCGGTTCAGACCCACAGCCTGGCTCACACCAGGGCCCTGAGGCTCCTGGCACAAATGAGGAGAATCTCCCCCTTCTCCTGCCTGGACCACAGAAGGGACTTTGGATTCCCCCAAGAGGCCTTGGGGGGCAACCAGGTCCAGAAGGCTCAAGCCATGGCTCTGGTGCATGAGATGCTCCAGCAGACCTTCCAGCTCTTCAGCACAGAGGGCTCGGCTGCTGCCTGGGATGAGAGCCTCCTGCACCAGTTCTGCACTGGACTGGATCAGCAGCTCAGGGACCTGGAAGCCTGTGTCAtgcaggaggtggggctggaaggGACGCCCCTGCTGGAGGAGGGCTCCATCCTGGCTGTGAGGAAATACTTCCACAGACTCACCCTCTATCTGCAAGAGAAGAGCTACAGCCCCTGTGCCTGGGAGATCATCAGGGCAGAAGTCATGAgagccttctcttcctccacaaACCTGCAAGACAGACTCAGGAGGAAGGAGTGA